In Eublepharis macularius isolate TG4126 chromosome 4, MPM_Emac_v1.0, whole genome shotgun sequence, the following are encoded in one genomic region:
- the LOC129328897 gene encoding zinc finger protein 397-like — protein MENECVEVKVNMSVEDGAAILPQQVKEEENTDCFKSCSQMAETKAPQIQHIGTIGELESATSPHHIKMEPEEGIQQHWETQWQEFLGTLQASHSGWGNTQMCEELIPWEDAKAFLASFEQVASMCHWPRDKWVTLLLPALSGGAREAFSSLSSQDRENYGKLKAAILEREAVVREKQRQHFRQFSYQEVEGPRAAYGQLQELCCQWLKAERHTKEEILELLILEQFLTILPQEMQSWVRECCPESCMQAVILAEDFLLKQNEALRSKDPMPEHLPEAAVISSEGNKIQPPDTWNFVVEVKQEWEGEEWLLGNGQERMTQVDSLHQGGPQEGTPDGMSLGSGNTFQYGKEEAGVGSKTGPGKKQRTKLEKKMDEPVAKGDQEEIKIDKNIHRCACGKSFRSSLDLQMHESTHSGEKLDKYTDCRKTFSGASELRSPERISTGGKPFQCSMCQKSFASGSNLIAHERIHTGEKPFKCLKCGKIFRQKGTLSTHEKIHIGEKPYKCSQCGKSFHQKGNLTTHEKIHVEEKPFQCSMCQKSFASGSNLIAHERIHTGEKPYACSKCGKTFRQKGTLSTHEKIHIGDKPYKCSQCGKGFRSSTELTVHERIHTGEKPYQCSVCQKSFSDGSNLITHQRIHTGKKPYKCPLCGKSFCQRSGLMTHERVHTGQKRRSASQKGSSLGSSVSTKGESNAGVDCGGASISTQNAGQVKSDVSYNLEEQPYPSVGQGSLEVVAVCQLRESKMEESPPFC, from the exons ATGGAGAATGAGTGTGTGGAGGTGAAGGTGAACATGTCTGTAGAGGATGGGGCCGCAATACTCCCACAGCAGGTGAAGGAGGAAGAGAACACAGATTGCTTCAAGTCATGTTCACAGATGGCAGAAACAAAAGCCCCACAGATTCAGCACATAGGGACTATCGGAGAATTAGAATCTGCAACATCTCCACACCATATAAAAATGGAACCAGAGGAAGGGATACAGCAGCATTGGGAGACCCAGTGGCAAGAGTTCTTGGGGACCCTACAGGCCTCTCACTCGGGATGGGGGAACACACAGATGTGTGAAGAGCTGATACCATGGGAGGATGCTAAGGCTTTTCTAGCCTCCTTTGAGCAAGTTGCATCAATGTGTCACTGGCCTCGAGACAAGTGGGTGACCCTCCTTCTGCCAGCCCTCAGTGGAGGGGCCAGAGAGGCTTTCAGCAGCCTCAGTTCCCAAGACAGAGAGAATTATGGGAAGTTGAAAGCAGCCATCTTGGAAAGAGAGGCTGTTGTGAGGGAGAAGCAGCGTCAGCACTTCCGGCAGTTCTCCTACCAAGAAGTGGAGGGGCCTAGAGCAGCTTATGGCCAACTCCAGGAACTTTGTTGTCAGTGGCTGAAAGCAGAAAGGCACACCAAGGAGGAGATCTTGGAACTGTTGATTCTGGAGCAGTTCCTGACCATCCTGCCCCAAGAAATGCAAAGCTGGGTCCGGGAATGTTGCCCAGAGAGCTGTATGCAGGCGGTGATCCTGGCAGAAGATTTCCTCTTGAAGCAGAATGAGGCTCTGAGATCAAAAGACCCG ATGCCAGAGCATTTGCCCGAGGCAGCTGTCATTTCTTCTGAAGGGAACAAGATTCAGCCTCCGGATACTTGGAACTTTGTTGTGGAAGTCAAGCAGGAGTGGGAAGGAGAAGAATGGTTGCTGG GTAATGGGCAAGAGCGTATGACCCAAGTGGATAGTCTTCATCAGGGCGGGCCTCAGGAAGGGACACCAGATGGAATGTCACTGGGAAGTGGCAACACATTCCAATATGGCAAAGAAGAAGCAGGAGTCGGGAGTAAGACGGGACCAGGTAAGAAGCAGAGGACCAAACTTGAGAAGAAAATGGATGAACCTGTTGCTAAGGGTGATCAGGAAGAAATCAAGATTGACAAAAATATACATCGCTGTgcttgtgggaagagcttcagaagCAGCTTAGATCTTCAAATGCACGAGAGTACACACTCTGGAGAGAAACTGGACAAATACACAGATTGTAGGAAAACATTCAGTGGGGCTAGTGAACTTAGGAGCCCTGAACGAATTAGTACTGGAGGGAAACCATTTCAGTGCTCTATGTGTCAGAAAAGTTTTGCTAGTGGTTCTAACCTGATTGCGCAcgagagaattcacacaggagagaaaccttttaaatgtttaaaatgtgggAAAATTTTTCGTCAAAAGGGAACCCTCTCAACTCATGAAAAAATTCACATTGGAGAAAAGCCATATAAGTGTTcccagtgtgggaaaagttttcaCCAGAAGGGAAACCTTACAACGCATGAAAAAATCCATGTCGAAGAGAAACCATTTCAGTGTTCAATGTGTCAGAAGAGTTTTGCAAGTGGCTCTAACCTGATTGCACatgaaagaattcatacaggagaAAAACCCTATGCATGTTCAAAATGTGGGAAAACTTTCCGTCAGAAGGGGACCCTTTCCACGCATGAAAAAATTCACATTGGAGATAAACCGTATAAGTGTTCCCAGTGTGGGAAAGGCTTCCGTAGCTCTACTGAACTTACAGTCCATGAAAGGatccatactggagagaaaccatatcaatgctcAGTGTGTCAAAAAAGCTTCAGTGATGGCTCCAATCTCAttacacatcaaaggattcacactggaaagaaaccatataagtgcccactgtgtgggaaaagtttctgcCAGAGGTCAGGACTAATGACACACGAGCGTGTTCATACAGGACAAAAAAGGCGCTCAGCAAGTCAGAAAGGTTCCtctcttggctccagtgtttccACCAAAGGGGAATCAAATGCAGGTGTTGATTGTGGGGGAGCTTCCATCAGCACTCAAAACGCAGGACAAGTGAAAAGTGATGTATCATATAACCTAGAAGAGCAGCCATATCCAAGTGTAGGACAGGGCTCCCTTGAAGTTGTTGCTGTCTGTCAGTTGAGAGAATCTAAAATGGAAGAAAGTCCACCCTTCTGTTGA